One Vibrio pomeroyi genomic region harbors:
- the cyoE gene encoding heme o synthase — protein MVSRTSTQHEIVIQDAVSSNEMAAKNKAAWKVYLTLTKPKVVALMLLTALVGMCLAVPNGLPLQQALFGMIGIGLMAGSAAAFNHLIDKKIDGQMSRTNRRPLPSGELSSVRVFAFAAGIGLLGFVTLAMLVNQLTAWLTFASLLGYAVIYTMYLKRATPQNIVIAGIAGAMPPLLGWTAVTNELHSSAWLLVMIIFIWTPPHFWALAIHRRDEYAKVDIPMLPVTHGIAYTKTSILLYTMLLSIVCVLPVLVGMSSWIYLSTSLVLNGGFVYHAWVLKYRDEPNMAMKTFKFSIYHLMLLFVALLADHYLL, from the coding sequence ATGGTCAGTAGAACTTCAACACAGCATGAAATTGTGATTCAAGACGCAGTTTCAAGTAATGAAATGGCTGCAAAAAACAAAGCTGCTTGGAAGGTTTATTTAACACTGACCAAGCCTAAAGTGGTTGCTTTGATGTTGTTAACGGCATTAGTCGGAATGTGTTTGGCCGTGCCTAATGGACTGCCACTACAGCAAGCTTTATTCGGCATGATAGGGATAGGGTTAATGGCAGGTTCGGCAGCTGCATTTAATCATTTGATCGACAAGAAGATCGACGGGCAAATGTCTCGAACTAATCGTCGTCCTTTACCATCAGGAGAGCTTAGCAGCGTACGAGTATTCGCGTTTGCTGCAGGCATTGGCTTGCTTGGTTTCGTCACCTTAGCGATGTTGGTAAACCAACTGACCGCTTGGCTAACCTTTGCGAGCTTATTAGGTTATGCAGTTATCTATACCATGTACTTGAAGCGAGCGACGCCACAAAACATTGTTATAGCAGGGATCGCAGGTGCAATGCCTCCGTTATTGGGCTGGACGGCTGTCACTAACGAGTTGCATTCAAGTGCATGGTTGTTGGTGATGATTATCTTTATCTGGACGCCTCCACACTTTTGGGCACTTGCGATTCATCGTCGTGACGAGTACGCGAAAGTGGATATTCCGATGTTGCCTGTGACTCATGGGATAGCCTACACCAAGACTTCAATTTTGCTGTATACAATGTTGTTAAGCATCGTGTGTGTGCTTCCAGTATTAGTTGGAATGAGCAGTTGGATATATTTGAGTACTTCTTTGGTGCTAAACGGAGGGTTTGTTTATCATGCGTGGGTTCTTAAATATCGTGATGAGCCCAACATGGCGATGAAGACCTTCAAGTTTTCTATTTATCACCTTATGCTCTTGTTCGTAGCTCTATTGGCCGACCATTATCTACTTTGA
- a CDS encoding COX15/CtaA family protein, translating into MQNKAPDLLMLVMRVTILLTLTVIVLGAYTRLSDAGLGCPDWPGCYGKITVPSDAQAVNQANLQFPERALEADKAWIEMIHRYFAGSLGLLIFVVVAWCIKKNLTSAGLPLLISATVIFQALLGMWTVTLKLMPVVVMAHLMGGFTLLSLLCLLYCRLSNFQTRFGETSYAPQIKFWASLGLVIVVGQILLGGWTSSNYAALVCTQLPICEGNWTSYLDFKNAFDFAQQGHENYEFGVLEYPARLTIHVMHRFGAIVATLTVLMVVYQLWKFGHTPHQKLSVIVAIVLVTQISLGISNVWFHLPISVAVLHNLVAAMLLISMVVTNFVVWQRKPSENLVKNSVLQGGNHGQ; encoded by the coding sequence ATGCAGAATAAAGCCCCTGACTTACTCATGCTCGTGATGCGAGTGACTATCTTGCTGACGCTTACCGTTATTGTGCTCGGCGCCTACACCCGTTTGTCTGACGCTGGTCTTGGTTGTCCTGATTGGCCTGGGTGTTATGGGAAAATTACCGTTCCTTCTGATGCACAAGCAGTGAATCAAGCAAATCTCCAATTTCCTGAGCGTGCTCTTGAAGCAGATAAAGCATGGATAGAGATGATACATCGTTACTTTGCGGGTTCATTAGGGCTTCTTATCTTTGTTGTGGTTGCTTGGTGTATTAAGAAGAACCTCACCTCTGCTGGACTACCGTTACTTATATCGGCAACCGTGATTTTTCAGGCTTTATTAGGCATGTGGACAGTGACACTCAAGTTGATGCCTGTCGTGGTTATGGCGCACTTGATGGGTGGTTTTACTCTGCTGTCTCTTTTGTGTTTACTCTACTGTCGTCTCTCTAATTTCCAAACCCGATTTGGCGAGACCTCTTATGCGCCTCAGATTAAATTCTGGGCCTCGTTGGGCTTGGTGATTGTGGTGGGGCAGATATTGCTTGGCGGGTGGACCTCATCAAACTATGCCGCGTTGGTGTGTACCCAGCTACCAATTTGTGAGGGGAACTGGACAAGCTACTTAGACTTTAAGAACGCGTTCGATTTTGCACAGCAAGGTCATGAGAACTATGAGTTCGGTGTATTGGAGTACCCCGCAAGGCTCACTATACATGTCATGCATAGGTTTGGCGCTATCGTGGCAACGTTGACGGTGCTAATGGTGGTGTATCAGTTGTGGAAGTTTGGTCACACACCACACCAAAAGCTGAGCGTGATTGTCGCAATAGTGTTGGTTACTCAAATCAGCCTTGGAATCAGCAACGTGTGGTTTCACCTGCCAATATCAGTCGCGGTTTTACATAACCTAGTCGCGGCGATGCTGCTTATTAGCATGGTTGTGACCAACTTTGTCGTGTGGCAGCGAAAACCAAGTGAGAACTTGGTGAAGAACAGTGTATTACAAGGAGGTAATCATGGTCAGTAG
- a CDS encoding SURF1 family protein produces MRPFIKLKAMKNSRATNTTLNNKIKVDDAIVITPNGLNHDERTFRSKGFWVAVVLTLVSVGILIKLGLWQLDRGNEKLRYEQQLSQRATQSSRPLDTVISEWREESVRTQQSLNSSTLNGLKADVQLVKTSDLVFLLDNQINQGTVGYVIYMLGEVQIQDGRKQLLIDLGFVAASNDRRELPHIGHITLPTNMSGRLYTRSANPLSQELGLENTAPKRIQNINIEALSKYTGQEMLPFIFQPQSLDSWPYEMLWRPTAMKSEKHFGYSFQWFVMAAVVLSLMLLICYRYLKKHSQTNKK; encoded by the coding sequence ATGAGACCTTTCATTAAGTTGAAGGCGATGAAAAACAGTAGGGCAACCAATACAACTTTGAATAACAAGATAAAGGTGGATGACGCCATAGTGATAACTCCAAACGGTCTGAATCATGATGAACGAACGTTCCGCAGTAAAGGTTTTTGGGTTGCGGTTGTTCTAACTTTGGTTTCAGTCGGCATTTTAATCAAGTTGGGTTTATGGCAGTTAGACAGAGGTAACGAGAAATTACGCTACGAGCAACAGCTATCGCAGAGAGCAACGCAGTCCTCTAGGCCTCTAGATACCGTGATTTCAGAATGGCGAGAAGAAAGTGTTCGAACTCAGCAGTCATTGAATTCTTCAACCTTAAATGGTTTAAAAGCTGACGTTCAATTAGTGAAAACAAGTGATTTGGTGTTCTTGTTGGACAATCAAATCAACCAAGGAACGGTTGGGTACGTGATTTACATGCTTGGTGAGGTTCAAATACAAGATGGAAGAAAACAACTGTTGATCGATCTTGGGTTCGTTGCAGCAAGTAATGACAGAAGAGAGCTTCCACATATTGGACACATAACGTTACCAACCAACATGTCTGGGCGTTTGTACACACGTTCAGCGAATCCGTTAAGTCAGGAGCTTGGGTTAGAGAATACGGCACCGAAAAGAATTCAAAACATCAATATAGAGGCGTTATCGAAATATACAGGACAAGAGATGTTGCCGTTTATCTTTCAACCTCAGAGCTTAGATTCATGGCCTTATGAGATGTTATGGCGCCCTACGGCGATGAAGTCTGAGAAGCACTTTGGTTACTCATTTCAATGGTTCGTGATGGCTGCGGTAGTGCTCTCGCTGATGTTATTGATTTGCTACCGATACTTAAAGAAACATAGTCAAACTAATAAGAAGTAA
- a CDS encoding cytochrome c oxidase subunit 3 yields the protein MSSKKEVYFVPHQSHWPLVGAVALFLVAVGAGLTVQNMGTDAAGGVFGKAVLLVGFAVLLYMLAGWFSNVITESLSGVYSEQISRSFRQGMSWFIFSEIMFFGAFFGALFYARMISVPWIGGAGNNEMTHEVLWPMFQSMWPLTTTPDGVTTQAMPWQGIPLKNTIILLLSSVTLHMAHLSLEQNKRMALIVWLEITIVLAGFFLFFQVEEYVHAYQEMGLTLQSGIYGNTFFLLTGFHGLHVCLGTIFLIVLLARVAKDHFTPKDHFAFQAGSWYWHFVDVVWLGLFVFVYVL from the coding sequence ATGAGTTCTAAAAAGGAAGTGTATTTCGTTCCACATCAAAGCCATTGGCCGCTAGTGGGTGCCGTTGCGTTGTTCCTTGTTGCGGTCGGAGCAGGGTTAACCGTGCAAAACATGGGAACGGATGCCGCAGGTGGCGTGTTCGGCAAAGCGGTGTTGTTAGTTGGTTTTGCTGTTCTTCTGTATATGCTTGCGGGTTGGTTTAGTAACGTGATTACAGAATCATTGAGCGGTGTTTATTCCGAGCAAATATCTCGTTCCTTTAGACAAGGAATGAGCTGGTTCATATTTTCTGAGATCATGTTCTTCGGAGCTTTCTTTGGCGCGCTTTTCTATGCTCGCATGATATCTGTCCCTTGGATTGGCGGGGCGGGCAACAATGAAATGACTCATGAAGTGCTGTGGCCGATGTTCCAATCAATGTGGCCGCTGACCACGACACCTGATGGTGTGACGACACAAGCAATGCCTTGGCAAGGTATCCCACTTAAGAACACCATTATCTTACTGCTTTCATCCGTAACGCTGCATATGGCGCACCTAAGCCTTGAACAAAACAAGCGCATGGCATTAATCGTTTGGTTAGAGATCACCATTGTCCTAGCTGGCTTTTTCCTATTTTTCCAAGTCGAAGAGTACGTTCACGCTTACCAAGAGATGGGGCTGACCCTTCAATCGGGTATCTATGGCAACACCTTCTTCTTATTGACTGGATTCCATGGTTTGCATGTTTGCTTGGGGACGATCTTTTTGATTGTGTTACTGGCAAGGGTTGCTAAAGACCACTTTACGCCCAAAGACCACTTTGCGTTCCAAGCTGGCAGTTGGTACTGGCACTTTGTTGATGTGGTTTGGTTAGGGTTATTTGTGTTCGTCTATGTCCTCTAA
- the ctaD gene encoding cytochrome c oxidase subunit I, with translation MSSPIDKPVKSAPAEDQALSHSVEGTLDSNDLPLDDHDSHAAPKGWARWLYSTNHKDIGTLYLWFSFAMFLTGGAMAMVIRAELFQPGLQLVEPDFFNQMTTVHGLIMVFGAVMPAFTGLANWMIPMMIGAPDMALPRMNNLSFWILPFAFLILIGSLFTEGGGPSFGWTFYAPLSTTYGPDSTALFVFSVHIMGISSIMGAINVIVTIVNMRAPGMTWFKLPMFVWTWLITAFLLIAVMPVLAGAVTMVLTDKYFGTSFFDAAGGGDPVMFQHIFWFFGHPEVYIMILPSFGIVSAIIPAFSGKRLFGYHSMVYATCSIAILSFLVWAHHMFTTGMPVFAELFFMYCTMLIAVPTGVKVFNWVATMWRGALTFETPMLFTIAFIVLFTIGGLSGLMLAIVPADFQYHDTYFVVAHFHYVLVTGAVFSIMAAAYYWLPKWTGHMYDHKLSLWHFWTSVISVNVLFFPMHFLGLAGMPRRIPDYAIQFADVNQVVSIGGFAFGLSQLIFLWLVIKCVKGGEPASSKPWERAEGLEWTVPSPAPHHTFTHPPKID, from the coding sequence ATGAGTTCACCAATTGATAAGCCGGTGAAATCGGCGCCTGCAGAAGATCAGGCCTTGAGCCATTCTGTGGAAGGTACATTGGATAGCAATGACCTACCTCTGGATGACCACGACTCTCACGCTGCTCCCAAAGGGTGGGCGCGTTGGCTGTATTCAACCAATCACAAAGACATCGGTACATTATATCTGTGGTTCAGTTTCGCAATGTTCTTAACCGGTGGTGCGATGGCAATGGTGATCCGTGCTGAGTTGTTCCAACCGGGTCTGCAGCTTGTTGAGCCTGATTTCTTTAATCAGATGACTACAGTACACGGCTTGATCATGGTGTTCGGTGCGGTAATGCCTGCATTCACGGGGCTCGCCAACTGGATGATCCCGATGATGATCGGCGCTCCCGATATGGCGCTGCCACGAATGAACAACCTCAGTTTCTGGATTTTGCCTTTTGCTTTCTTGATCCTAATTGGTTCTCTGTTTACAGAGGGAGGCGGCCCGAGTTTTGGTTGGACATTCTACGCGCCGCTCTCAACGACTTACGGCCCAGATAGTACGGCACTGTTTGTGTTCTCTGTTCATATTATGGGGATCAGTTCGATCATGGGTGCGATCAACGTCATCGTGACCATCGTGAACATGAGAGCGCCAGGTATGACTTGGTTCAAACTGCCTATGTTCGTGTGGACTTGGTTAATTACCGCTTTCTTGCTGATAGCCGTGATGCCGGTTCTCGCCGGAGCGGTGACCATGGTATTGACTGATAAATACTTTGGGACAAGCTTCTTTGATGCGGCTGGTGGTGGTGATCCCGTTATGTTTCAGCACATATTCTGGTTCTTTGGGCACCCCGAAGTGTACATCATGATTTTACCGTCGTTTGGTATCGTCTCTGCCATCATCCCAGCTTTTAGTGGCAAGCGTTTGTTTGGTTACCACTCTATGGTGTACGCGACCTGTAGTATCGCCATCTTGTCTTTCCTAGTTTGGGCACACCACATGTTCACTACGGGGATGCCGGTCTTTGCTGAGCTGTTCTTCATGTATTGCACCATGTTGATTGCGGTGCCAACGGGGGTGAAAGTCTTTAACTGGGTCGCAACTATGTGGCGAGGCGCCTTGACCTTCGAAACCCCGATGCTATTTACCATCGCCTTTATCGTTCTGTTTACGATAGGCGGCTTGTCTGGATTGATGCTCGCCATTGTTCCTGCTGATTTCCAATATCATGACACCTATTTTGTGGTGGCTCATTTCCACTATGTTCTGGTGACTGGCGCGGTGTTCTCGATAATGGCCGCGGCCTATTACTGGCTGCCTAAGTGGACCGGGCATATGTACGATCACAAGCTCAGTCTGTGGCATTTCTGGACATCTGTCATATCAGTCAATGTGCTTTTCTTCCCTATGCACTTTTTAGGTTTGGCGGGCATGCCACGTCGTATTCCAGACTACGCCATTCAGTTCGCTGACGTTAACCAAGTGGTGTCGATAGGCGGCTTTGCCTTTGGATTATCGCAACTCATATTCTTATGGTTAGTCATCAAGTGTGTTAAAGGCGGTGAGCCAGCATCGAGCAAGCCATGGGAACGTGCTGAAGGGCTAGAGTGGACGGTACCAAGCCCCGCACCTCATCACACCTTTACTCATCCACCTAAGATCGATTAG
- a CDS encoding cytochrome c oxidase assembly protein produces the protein MGDKQSNPNQDEKQPKRSTKKRSSKKLTGYLVLSVVAMFGFGFALVPLYDVMCEALGINGKTNTVSAVQPQGMQPDYSRTIRVEFMSHIKPDMPWTFSPEVRVLEVHPGEVVQTNYIAKNLSASSLIGQAVPSVSPGMGATYFNKMECFCFNQQPLDGFKRAEMGLIFYIEPNIPESIHTLTLSYTLFNITSEVVGESSSPEPNVIASN, from the coding sequence ATGGGTGATAAGCAAAGCAATCCAAATCAAGATGAAAAACAACCAAAGCGTTCAACCAAGAAGCGATCAAGTAAAAAGCTAACGGGCTACTTGGTATTGAGTGTGGTGGCGATGTTTGGTTTCGGTTTCGCTTTGGTACCGCTCTACGATGTGATGTGCGAGGCTTTGGGAATCAACGGTAAAACCAATACGGTTTCTGCGGTTCAGCCTCAGGGGATGCAACCTGACTACTCTCGTACGATTCGGGTGGAATTCATGTCTCATATTAAGCCTGATATGCCATGGACGTTTTCGCCTGAAGTACGTGTGTTGGAAGTTCATCCTGGCGAGGTGGTGCAAACCAATTACATCGCGAAGAACCTATCTGCGAGTTCATTGATTGGTCAAGCTGTGCCATCGGTGTCGCCGGGAATGGGAGCGACCTACTTCAACAAGATGGAATGCTTTTGCTTCAATCAGCAACCTCTTGATGGCTTCAAGCGCGCCGAAATGGGTTTGATATTTTACATAGAGCCAAACATTCCAGAGTCGATACACACGCTGACGCTCTCTTATACGTTATTCAATATCACGAGTGAGGTGGTTGGGGAATCAAGCAGTCCCGAGCCTAATGTAATCGCAAGTAATTAA
- the gbpA gene encoding N-acetylglucosamine-binding protein GbpA, with protein MKQLPKKSLIALSLLSVSGASFGHGYVSAYDNGVAESRVALCKFPASDTQQKNTDCGGIQYEPQSVEGPEGFPEVGPVDGKIASAESPLAAALDEQTADRWVKRPIKSGSQYFEWTFTANHKTRDWKYYITQPDWNPNQPLTRNSFDLTPFCVVEGNMEQPPMQVSHLCNVPEREGYQVILAVWDVGDTAAAFYNVIDVKFDGDGPIIPDWDQGGQINPTQDLNVGDAVYTRVFDQSGENASYSTELVIESNEQGKANNWSYALASKINQEQTQIKAGQLNGQGDFAPVYGSNPIYLKSGSGFNSVEIGYKIDTPEPDHELEVTGLKSEYIIDENQPTQLDLTLAATGDIQAELTVYNHHREALASQKSELADGQVEDVQLTLSKSEAGHHMLVVVTKDDQGNLVDQNTLDFHLMDEQTPPPAGDYDFVFPESIESYTAGTTVLSSDGSVYQCKEFPYSGYCVQWAPTATQYEPGVGSHWQDAWNKVD; from the coding sequence ATGAAACAACTCCCAAAAAAATCACTCATCGCGCTGTCGCTACTTAGCGTAAGCGGTGCAAGCTTCGGTCATGGTTATGTTTCGGCATACGATAATGGCGTTGCTGAGAGCCGTGTCGCTCTATGTAAGTTCCCTGCGAGTGACACACAACAGAAAAACACCGACTGTGGGGGTATCCAATACGAACCACAAAGTGTGGAAGGCCCTGAAGGTTTCCCTGAAGTCGGCCCTGTCGATGGAAAAATCGCCAGTGCAGAATCTCCTTTAGCGGCAGCACTAGACGAACAAACCGCAGACCGCTGGGTTAAACGCCCTATCAAGTCTGGTTCTCAATACTTTGAGTGGACGTTCACAGCGAACCACAAGACCCGCGATTGGAAATACTACATTACGCAGCCAGATTGGAACCCAAACCAGCCTTTGACACGCAACTCTTTTGATTTAACGCCATTCTGTGTTGTTGAAGGCAATATGGAACAGCCACCGATGCAAGTAAGCCACTTGTGTAATGTTCCAGAGCGCGAAGGTTATCAAGTGATCCTTGCTGTATGGGATGTGGGTGACACTGCTGCAGCTTTCTACAACGTTATCGATGTGAAATTTGATGGCGACGGCCCTATCATCCCGGATTGGGATCAAGGTGGTCAGATCAACCCAACTCAAGACCTGAACGTTGGTGATGCGGTATACACTCGTGTCTTCGACCAGTCTGGTGAGAACGCTTCATACAGCACTGAGCTAGTGATTGAAAGCAATGAGCAAGGCAAAGCAAACAACTGGTCTTACGCACTTGCCTCTAAGATCAACCAAGAGCAGACGCAAATCAAAGCAGGTCAATTAAACGGCCAAGGCGATTTCGCTCCTGTATACGGTTCGAACCCTATTTACTTAAAATCAGGTTCAGGCTTTAACAGCGTAGAGATCGGTTACAAGATTGATACTCCAGAACCAGACCATGAGCTAGAAGTGACTGGCTTAAAGTCTGAGTACATTATCGATGAAAACCAGCCAACACAGCTTGATCTTACTCTTGCAGCAACAGGCGATATTCAAGCTGAATTGACTGTGTACAACCATCATCGTGAAGCACTTGCTTCTCAGAAATCAGAATTAGCAGACGGACAAGTGGAAGATGTTCAACTGACTTTGTCTAAATCTGAAGCTGGCCACCACATGCTTGTGGTTGTGACGAAAGATGACCAAGGTAACTTAGTGGATCAGAACACGCTTGATTTCCATCTAATGGATGAGCAAACACCGCCACCAGCGGGCGATTACGATTTCGTATTCCCAGAAAGCATTGAGTCTTACACTGCGGGAACTACAGTACTAAGCAGCGATGGTAGCGTTTATCAGTGTAAGGAGTTCCCATACTCTGGTTACTGTGTTCAATGGGCACCAACAGCAACTCAGTACGAACCAGGTGTAGGTTCACACTGGCAAGATGCTTGGAACAAAGTGGACTAA
- a CDS encoding DUF2909 family protein produces the protein MASSTFILLFKVVLVALLFFIAFNLMKGLIQIASGKHNGKRLSHFLGRRVMWSAVVVLMLLLALGTGVITPNPRPY, from the coding sequence ATGGCGTCATCCACCTTTATCTTGTTATTCAAAGTTGTATTGGTTGCCCTACTGTTTTTCATCGCCTTCAACTTAATGAAAGGTCTCATCCAAATTGCTTCTGGCAAACACAATGGCAAGAGGCTGAGTCACTTCTTAGGACGTCGAGTCATGTGGTCAGCCGTTGTCGTGTTAATGCTGTTACTGGCTTTGGGAACAGGGGTGATAACGCCAAACCCTCGCCCTTATTAA